A window of the Megalopta genalis isolate 19385.01 chromosome 2, iyMegGena1_principal, whole genome shotgun sequence genome harbors these coding sequences:
- the Smurf gene encoding SMAD specific E3 ubiquitin protein ligase isoform X2, translating to MSNPGGSRRNGAMKIRLTILCARNLVRKDLFRLPDPFAKITVDGSGQCHSTDTCKATLDPKWNQHYDLYIGKNDGITISVWNHKKIHKKKGGGFLGCVRILSNTIQRLKDTGYQRLDLCKAHSDDTDVVKGQIVVSLLSRDGHNGAVSNTVGHNAVVDVLGDLSCPTDLPEGWEERRTHSGRLYYVNHYLRSTQWIRPNARPNNGIIPTTPEPPPLPFSEFTSPSGSGSPPNLTTESPTRCTPEWNGEGTPSRTPSRDSSTSNTPRNTPTTQQQNRNIQNQHNTRNMTPASSRERRPVRASDEQNGNQSGNVRPDRGTNNSQPRRPNRSNRNRNSVTANNEMRYDPPQPPDLPRGYEMRKTQQGQVYFYHVPTGSSTWHDPRIPRDLPANELASELGPLPSGWEMRQTHSGRVYFVDHNNRTTQFTDPRLSSQIISNLLNRRQNNSTTNQTSSANNSPAVTAASETTETETPTSPSIQCNIVQQRPRTESGSNNNSPTLENTTSQNAQTVSELPKELMDNELLPKYKRDLVAKLKCLRAELNALQPQSGHCRLEVSRNEIFEESYRLIMKMRPKDMRKRLMVKFRGEEGLDYGGVAREWLYLLSHEMLNPQYGLFQYSRDDNYTLQINPDSGINPEHLSYFHFAGRIIGIAVFHGHHIDGGFTTPFYKMLLNKAITLTDIEGVDPELHRSLTWMLENSIDGVLDATFSVEHSSFGVLKNHELKPGGKDIPVTEENKREYVRLYVNYRFMRGIEQQFLALQKGFHELIPPQLLRPFDERELELVIGGLGTIDINDWKMHTRLKHCTPDTPVVKWFWQIVESYGEEMRARLLQFVTGSSRVPLQGFKALQGAAGPRLFTIHAVDAPSENLPKAHTCFNRIDIPESYPSYQKMLDKLTQAVEETCGFAVE from the exons ATGTCGAATCCGGGCGGTAGTAGGAGGAATGGGGCCATGAAGATTCGTTTGACGA TTTTATGTGCCCGTAATCTTGTCAGGAAAGATTTGTTTC GCCTACCGGACCCTTTCGCCAAGATCACAGTAGACGGTTCTGGTCAGTGTCATAGCACAGATACATGCAAAGCAACACTAGATCCTAAATGGAACCAACATTATGACCT ATACATTGGAAAGAATGATGGCATTACTATATCAGTGTGGAATCATAAGAAAATTCATAAAAAGAAAGGTGGTGGGTTTTTGGGATGTGTACGAATATTATCCAACACAATTCAAAGACTCAAGGATACTGGAT ACCAGCGACTAGACCTTTGCAAAGCCCACTCAGATGACACTGACGTTGTTAAAGGACAAATTGTTGTATCCTTATTGTCACGAGATGGTCACAATGGTGCTGTGAGCAATACAGTAGGTCATAATGCTGTGGTAGATGTTCTTGGGGATCTCAGTTGTCCCACTGATCTGCCAGAAGGGTGGGAAGAAAGGAGAACTCATAGTGGACGTCTCTATTATGTCAATCATTACCTCAGAAGTACACAATGGATTCGTCCAAATGCTCg GCCTAACAATGGTATTATACCAACTACACCCGAGCCACCACCACTTCCGTTTTCGGAATTTACTTCGCCCAGTGGTAGTGGAAGCCCTCCTAATCTAACCACTGAAAGTCCTACAAGATGCACACCTGAATGGAACGGTGAAGGAACGCCTAGTAGAACACCCAGCAGAGACAGTTCTACATCAAACACCCCAAGAAATACACCAACGACCCAACAACAGAATAGAAACATACAAAATCAACATAATACAAGAAATATGACACCGGCGTCGTCAAGAGAACGTCGACCAGTAAGAGCATCTGATGAACAAAACGGCAATCAAAGTGGGAATGTTAGACCAGATCGTGGTACTAATAATAGTCAACCACGGAGGCCTAATCGAAGTAATAGAAACAGAAACAGCGTAACAGCTAATAACGAGATGAGATACGATCCTCCGCAACCACCAGATTTGCCTCGAGGATACG AAATGAGAAAAACCCAACAAGGTCAAGTGTATTTTTATCATGTACCAACTGGTTCGTCTACGTGGCATGATCCTAGAATTCCTAGAGATTTACCAGCCAACGAATTAGCAAGTGAACTTGGACCATTACCTAGTGGTTGGGAAATGCGACAAACGCATAGTGGTCGCGTTTATTTTGTCGATCATAATAATCGAACTACGCAATTCACTGATCCTAGACTATCCAGTCAAATTATAAGCAATCTATTAAA TAGGAGACAAAATAATAGTACAACTAATCAAACAAGTAGCGCAAATAATTCACCAGCAGTCacagctgcaagcgaaactacaGAAACAGAGACACCAACATCGCCAAGTATTCAATGCAATATAGTTCAACAAAGGCCAAGAACAGAGAGTGGCAGTAACAATAATTCACCAACTT TGGAAAATACAACGAGTCAAAATGCGCAGACCGTATCTGAATTGCCAAAGGAACTCATGGATAATGAACTTTTGCCGAAATACAAAAGAGATCTAGTGGCGAAATTAAAATGTTTGAGGGCAGAATTAAATGCTCTTCAACCACAGAGTGGACACTGTAGGCTTGAAGTATCCAGAAATGAAATTTTCGAA GAATCGTATAGATTAATAATGAAAATGCGACCAAAAGACATGCGGAAAAGGCTTATGGTAAAATTCCGTGGTGAAGAAGGCCTCGATTATGGTGGTGTTGCTCGAGAATGGTTATATTTACTATCTCATGAAATGTTAAATCCACAATATGGACTATTTCAATATTCGAGAGATGACAACTATACGCTTCAGATTAATCCAGATTCAGGAATAAATCCGGAACATTTATCGTACTTCCACTTTGCTGGCAGGATAATAGGAATTGCTGTTTTTCATGGTCACCATATCGACGGTGGATTCACAACTCCGTTTTACAAAATGTTGCTTAACAAAGCAATTACTCTAACTGATATAGAAGGGGTCGATCCAGAATTACACAGAAGTCTCACGTGGATGTT AGAAAACAGTATAGACGGAGTTTTGGATGCTACATTTTCAGTAGAACACAGTAGTTTCGGAGTATTAAAAAATCACGAGCTAAAACCAGGCGGCAAAGACATTCCCGTAACTGAAGAAAATAAAAGGGAATATGTCCGCCTATATGTAAATTATCGCTTCATGCGAGGAATTGAACAACAGTTTCTGGCATTACAAAAGGGATTCCACGAACTAATTCCACCGCAACTGTTAAGACCATTCGACGAAAGAGAATTAGAATTGGTTATAGGTGGTTTGGGAACTATTGATATTAATGACTGGAAAATGCATACACGATTAAAACATTGCACACCTGATACGCCAGTGGTAAAGTGGTTCTGGCAAATAGTCGAGTCTTACGGAGAAGAAATGAGAGCCCGACTACTTCAGTTTGTTACCGGAAGTTCCAGAGTTCCCTTGCAAGGTTTTAAGGCTTTACAAG GAGCTGCAGGTCCACGTCTGTTCACAATTCATGCAGTCGATGCACCTAGTGAAAATTTGCCAAAAGCGCATACTTGTTTCAATAGAATAGATATACCCGAAAGTTATCCCAGTTATCAGAAAATGCTTGATAAGCTTACACAGGCGGTTGAAGAAACCTGTGGTTTTGCTGTTGAATAA
- the Smurf gene encoding SMAD specific E3 ubiquitin protein ligase isoform X1 has protein sequence MSNPGGSRRNGAMKIRLTILCARNLVRKDLFRLPDPFAKITVDGSGQCHSTDTCKATLDPKWNQHYDLYIGKNDGITISVWNHKKIHKKKGGGFLGCVRILSNTIQRLKDTGYQRLDLCKAHSDDTDVVKGQIVVSLLSRDGHNGAVSNTVGHNAVVDVLGDLSCPTDLPEGWEERRTHSGRLYYVNHYLRSTQWIRPNARPNNGIIPTTPEPPPLPFSEFTSPSGSGSPPNLTTESPTRCTPEWNGEGTPSRTPSRDSSTSNTPRNTPTTQQQNRNIQNQHNTRNMTPASSRERRPVRASDEQNGNQSGNVRPDRGTNNSQPRRPNRSNRNRNSVTANNEMRYDPPQPPDLPRGYEMRKTQQGQVYFYHVPTGSSTWHDPRIPRDLPANELASELGPLPSGWEMRQTHSGRVYFVDHNNRTTQFTDPRLSSQIISNLLNRRQNNSTTNQTSSANNSPAVTAASETTETETPTSPSIQCNIVQQRPRTESGSNNNSPTLENTTSQNAQTVSELPKELMDNELLPKYKRDLVAKLKCLRAELNALQPQSGHCRLEVSRNEIFEESYRLIMKMRPKDMRKRLMVKFRGEEGLDYGGVAREWLYLLSHEMLNPQYGLFQYSRDDNYTLQINPDSGINPEHLSYFHFAGRIIGIAVFHGHHIDGGFTTPFYKMLLNKAITLTDIEGVDPELHRSLTWMLENSIDGVLDATFSVEHSSFGVLKNHELKPGGKDIPVTEENKREYVRLYVNYRFMRGIEQQFLALQKGFHELIPPQLLRPFDERELELVIGGLGTIDINDWKMHTRLKHCTPDTPVVKWFWQIVESYGEEMRARLLQFVTGSSRVPLQGFKALQGSTGAAGPRLFTIHAVDAPSENLPKAHTCFNRIDIPESYPSYQKMLDKLTQAVEETCGFAVE, from the exons ATGTCGAATCCGGGCGGTAGTAGGAGGAATGGGGCCATGAAGATTCGTTTGACGA TTTTATGTGCCCGTAATCTTGTCAGGAAAGATTTGTTTC GCCTACCGGACCCTTTCGCCAAGATCACAGTAGACGGTTCTGGTCAGTGTCATAGCACAGATACATGCAAAGCAACACTAGATCCTAAATGGAACCAACATTATGACCT ATACATTGGAAAGAATGATGGCATTACTATATCAGTGTGGAATCATAAGAAAATTCATAAAAAGAAAGGTGGTGGGTTTTTGGGATGTGTACGAATATTATCCAACACAATTCAAAGACTCAAGGATACTGGAT ACCAGCGACTAGACCTTTGCAAAGCCCACTCAGATGACACTGACGTTGTTAAAGGACAAATTGTTGTATCCTTATTGTCACGAGATGGTCACAATGGTGCTGTGAGCAATACAGTAGGTCATAATGCTGTGGTAGATGTTCTTGGGGATCTCAGTTGTCCCACTGATCTGCCAGAAGGGTGGGAAGAAAGGAGAACTCATAGTGGACGTCTCTATTATGTCAATCATTACCTCAGAAGTACACAATGGATTCGTCCAAATGCTCg GCCTAACAATGGTATTATACCAACTACACCCGAGCCACCACCACTTCCGTTTTCGGAATTTACTTCGCCCAGTGGTAGTGGAAGCCCTCCTAATCTAACCACTGAAAGTCCTACAAGATGCACACCTGAATGGAACGGTGAAGGAACGCCTAGTAGAACACCCAGCAGAGACAGTTCTACATCAAACACCCCAAGAAATACACCAACGACCCAACAACAGAATAGAAACATACAAAATCAACATAATACAAGAAATATGACACCGGCGTCGTCAAGAGAACGTCGACCAGTAAGAGCATCTGATGAACAAAACGGCAATCAAAGTGGGAATGTTAGACCAGATCGTGGTACTAATAATAGTCAACCACGGAGGCCTAATCGAAGTAATAGAAACAGAAACAGCGTAACAGCTAATAACGAGATGAGATACGATCCTCCGCAACCACCAGATTTGCCTCGAGGATACG AAATGAGAAAAACCCAACAAGGTCAAGTGTATTTTTATCATGTACCAACTGGTTCGTCTACGTGGCATGATCCTAGAATTCCTAGAGATTTACCAGCCAACGAATTAGCAAGTGAACTTGGACCATTACCTAGTGGTTGGGAAATGCGACAAACGCATAGTGGTCGCGTTTATTTTGTCGATCATAATAATCGAACTACGCAATTCACTGATCCTAGACTATCCAGTCAAATTATAAGCAATCTATTAAA TAGGAGACAAAATAATAGTACAACTAATCAAACAAGTAGCGCAAATAATTCACCAGCAGTCacagctgcaagcgaaactacaGAAACAGAGACACCAACATCGCCAAGTATTCAATGCAATATAGTTCAACAAAGGCCAAGAACAGAGAGTGGCAGTAACAATAATTCACCAACTT TGGAAAATACAACGAGTCAAAATGCGCAGACCGTATCTGAATTGCCAAAGGAACTCATGGATAATGAACTTTTGCCGAAATACAAAAGAGATCTAGTGGCGAAATTAAAATGTTTGAGGGCAGAATTAAATGCTCTTCAACCACAGAGTGGACACTGTAGGCTTGAAGTATCCAGAAATGAAATTTTCGAA GAATCGTATAGATTAATAATGAAAATGCGACCAAAAGACATGCGGAAAAGGCTTATGGTAAAATTCCGTGGTGAAGAAGGCCTCGATTATGGTGGTGTTGCTCGAGAATGGTTATATTTACTATCTCATGAAATGTTAAATCCACAATATGGACTATTTCAATATTCGAGAGATGACAACTATACGCTTCAGATTAATCCAGATTCAGGAATAAATCCGGAACATTTATCGTACTTCCACTTTGCTGGCAGGATAATAGGAATTGCTGTTTTTCATGGTCACCATATCGACGGTGGATTCACAACTCCGTTTTACAAAATGTTGCTTAACAAAGCAATTACTCTAACTGATATAGAAGGGGTCGATCCAGAATTACACAGAAGTCTCACGTGGATGTT AGAAAACAGTATAGACGGAGTTTTGGATGCTACATTTTCAGTAGAACACAGTAGTTTCGGAGTATTAAAAAATCACGAGCTAAAACCAGGCGGCAAAGACATTCCCGTAACTGAAGAAAATAAAAGGGAATATGTCCGCCTATATGTAAATTATCGCTTCATGCGAGGAATTGAACAACAGTTTCTGGCATTACAAAAGGGATTCCACGAACTAATTCCACCGCAACTGTTAAGACCATTCGACGAAAGAGAATTAGAATTGGTTATAGGTGGTTTGGGAACTATTGATATTAATGACTGGAAAATGCATACACGATTAAAACATTGCACACCTGATACGCCAGTGGTAAAGTGGTTCTGGCAAATAGTCGAGTCTTACGGAGAAGAAATGAGAGCCCGACTACTTCAGTTTGTTACCGGAAGTTCCAGAGTTCCCTTGCAAGGTTTTAAGGCTTTACAAG gTTCAACAGGAGCTGCAGGTCCACGTCTGTTCACAATTCATGCAGTCGATGCACCTAGTGAAAATTTGCCAAAAGCGCATACTTGTTTCAATAGAATAGATATACCCGAAAGTTATCCCAGTTATCAGAAAATGCTTGATAAGCTTACACAGGCGGTTGAAGAAACCTGTGGTTTTGCTGTTGAATAA
- the LOC117225448 gene encoding protein snakeskin: MASITRLTIIKFLELLIVCILIGLDYHSFNPADKHTAMITMGTLGGYLIILVGLFAGNVMGTPVNRRVDLFFAVVGCVLFIITGALNIDYFLQMRYSKSFRDTGLAKGSISIIEAALFLVDAFLTFRGEN; this comes from the exons ATGGCCTCCATCACAAGACTTACCATCATCAAATTCTTGGAACTG tTGATAGTATGCATCCTTATAGGATTGGATTATCACTCTTTCAATCCTGCCGATAAACACACAGCAATGATTACTATGGGTACCTTAGGCGGATACTTAATCATTCTCGTGGGGTTATTTGCTGGCAATGTAATGGGGACGCCAGTTAATCGGCGTGTG GACCTCTTCTTCGCCGTGGTCGGCTGTGTCCTGTTCATCATCACCGGCGCATTGAACATCGACTACTTCTTACAGATGAGGTACTCCAAATCTTTCCGTGACACAGGTCTCGCCAAAGGATCGATCAGCATAATCGAAGCAGCATTGTTCCTCGTGGACGCGTTCCTTACGTTCCGAGGAGAAaactga